The following are encoded in a window of Sminthopsis crassicaudata isolate SCR6 chromosome 5, ASM4859323v1, whole genome shotgun sequence genomic DNA:
- the LOC141543077 gene encoding carboxypeptidase A4-like isoform X1, whose amino-acid sequence MAAGSPALLWLIMKHLPVLSFLLAVVSSQKMFSGDQVLRVRAKDEKQLQLLRNLEDSEDLKVDFWHGPARPSLPVDMRVPFSEFQRHLLYRHGKGCPEPSVAQEQSRQFKLHLQGRRSQQELGFWLWRHQVFQINIRDRNHIDKLKGLSNMQNSTLTFWNLPTTPGHPVNVVVTPASLELVKSFLESHGFEYSVSIKDLQAVIDKENEEMKFNTRKEQHDGNFNYGAYHSLDELYLEMANITSEYPNLVSLLKIANSFENRPLYVLKFSTGKEDRPAIWLNLGLHSREWITQATGIWIARKIASDFSGNNTNMTSILDKMDIFLMPVANPDGYVYSQTKDRLWRKNRSYIPGNKCLGVDLNRNWDVAFSMGSHHPCSLLYHGPSPHSEVEVKSVANFIRNHGNFKSFIDFHSFSQILMYPYGYISSKCPDFDELDKLGRDAAEALHSLFGTEYRVGSIYESLYFISGSSMDWAYKNGIKYAFTFEMRDTGKYGFLLPAEQILPTAQETWLALEVIMEHVKDHLHLNTTSDAEGQKDTLRKLLLVLLVSLSVTHSAMSSIR is encoded by the exons ATGGCAGCCGGGAGTCCTGCTCTGCTCTGGCTCATCATGAAGCATCTCCCCGTCTTGAGCTTCCTCCTGGCAGTAGTCTCCAGCCAGAAGATGTTCAGTGG AGACCAGGTTCTCCGTGTCAGGGCCAAGGACGAGAAGCAGCTCCAACTACTCCGGAATCTAGAGGACTCCGAAGACTTGAAG GTTGATTTCTGGCATGGTCCAGCCAGGCCCAGCCTCCCTGTGGATATGAGAGTTCCTTTCTCTGAATTCCAGAGGCATCTCCTATACCGTCATGGTAAGGGATGTCCAG AACCGTCTGTGGCGCAAGAACAGAGCCGTCAATTCAAACTCCACTTGCAAGGGCGTCGATCCCAACAGGAACTGGGGTTCTGGCTTTGGAG gcaCCAGGTTTTTCAAATTAACATCCGGGATAGAAATCACATTGACAAATTGAAAGGGCTGAGCAACATGCAGAACTCTACG cTCACCTTTTGGAACCTGCCAACCACCCCTGGGCATCCTGTAAATGTTGTAGTTACACCAGCCAGTCTGGAACTTGTCAAATCCTTTCTGGAGTCCCATGGCTTCGAGTACTCAGTCTCCATTAAAGACCTGCAG GCTGTCattgataaggaaaatgaagaaatgaaattcaatacAAGAAAAGAACAGCATGATGGTAACTTCAACTATGGGGCTTATCACAGCTTGGACGAG CTTTATCTTGAGATGGCCAACATTACTTCTGAATACCCCAATTTAGTGAGCCTGCTGAAGATAgctaattcttttgaaaatcgACCATTGTATGTACTAAAG TTTAGCACTGGGAAAGAAGACAGACCTGCCATTTGGCTGAATCTTGGATTACACTCCCGGGAATGGATCACACAAGCTACAGGAATATGGATAGCCAGAAAG ATTGCCTCTGACTTTTCTGGGAATAATACAAACATGACTTCCATCTTGGATAAAATGGATATCTTCTTAATGCCAGTGGCTAATCCTGATGGATATGTTTATTCTCAAACTAAA GATCGCCTTTGGAGGAAGAACAGATCCTATATTCCTGGAAATAAATGTCTAGGAGTTGACCTAAATAGGAACTGGGATGTAGCCTTCTCAA TGGGCAGTCACCATCCCTGTTCTCTATTATACCATGGGCCCAGTCCTCATTCAGAAGTAGAAGTGAAATCCGTGGCAAATTTCATCAGAAACCATGGGAATTTCAAAAGCTTCATTGATTTCCACAGCTTCTCACAGATCCTGATGTATCCTTACGGTTACATAAGCAGCAAGTGCCCTGACTTTGATGAACTG GACAAGCTTGGAAGAGATGCAGCAGAAGCCCTACACTCCTTGTTTGGCACCGAGTATCGAGTGGGATCTATCTATGAAAGTCTAT acTTTATCAGTGGCAGCAGCATGGACTGGGCttataaaaatggaattaaatatgCATTCACCTTTGAGATGCGAGACACCGGCAAATATGGCTTCCTTCTGCCAGCTGAGCAGATCCTGCCCACTGCCCAGGAGACCTGGCTGGCCCTAGAAGTGATCATGGAGCACGTTAAGGACCACCTCCACTTGAACACCACCTCTGATGCTGAAGGACAGAAGGACACTCTGAGGAAACTGCTGCTTGTGCTCCTGGTCTCGTTGTCTGTCACCCATTCAGCCATGAGTTCTATCAGATGA
- the LOC141543077 gene encoding carboxypeptidase A4-like isoform X3 — MRVPFSEFQRHLLYRHGKGCPEPSVAQEQSRQFKLHLQGRRSQQELGFWLWRHQVFQINIRDRNHIDKLKGLSNMQNSTLTFWNLPTTPGHPVNVVVTPASLELVKSFLESHGFEYSVSIKDLQAVIDKENEEMKFNTRKEQHDGNFNYGAYHSLDELYLEMANITSEYPNLVSLLKIANSFENRPLYVLKFSTGKEDRPAIWLNLGLHSREWITQATGIWIARKIASDFSGNNTNMTSILDKMDIFLMPVANPDGYVYSQTKDRLWRKNRSYIPGNKCLGVDLNRNWDVAFSMGSHHPCSLLYHGPSPHSEVEVKSVANFIRNHGNFKSFIDFHSFSQILMYPYGYISSKCPDFDELDKLGRDAAEALHSLFGTEYRVGSIYESLYFISGSSMDWAYKNGIKYAFTFEMRDTGKYGFLLPAEQILPTAQETWLALEVIMEHVKDHLHLNTTSDAEGQKDTLRKLLLVLLVSLSVTHSAMSSIR, encoded by the exons ATGAGAGTTCCTTTCTCTGAATTCCAGAGGCATCTCCTATACCGTCATGGTAAGGGATGTCCAG AACCGTCTGTGGCGCAAGAACAGAGCCGTCAATTCAAACTCCACTTGCAAGGGCGTCGATCCCAACAGGAACTGGGGTTCTGGCTTTGGAG gcaCCAGGTTTTTCAAATTAACATCCGGGATAGAAATCACATTGACAAATTGAAAGGGCTGAGCAACATGCAGAACTCTACG cTCACCTTTTGGAACCTGCCAACCACCCCTGGGCATCCTGTAAATGTTGTAGTTACACCAGCCAGTCTGGAACTTGTCAAATCCTTTCTGGAGTCCCATGGCTTCGAGTACTCAGTCTCCATTAAAGACCTGCAG GCTGTCattgataaggaaaatgaagaaatgaaattcaatacAAGAAAAGAACAGCATGATGGTAACTTCAACTATGGGGCTTATCACAGCTTGGACGAG CTTTATCTTGAGATGGCCAACATTACTTCTGAATACCCCAATTTAGTGAGCCTGCTGAAGATAgctaattcttttgaaaatcgACCATTGTATGTACTAAAG TTTAGCACTGGGAAAGAAGACAGACCTGCCATTTGGCTGAATCTTGGATTACACTCCCGGGAATGGATCACACAAGCTACAGGAATATGGATAGCCAGAAAG ATTGCCTCTGACTTTTCTGGGAATAATACAAACATGACTTCCATCTTGGATAAAATGGATATCTTCTTAATGCCAGTGGCTAATCCTGATGGATATGTTTATTCTCAAACTAAA GATCGCCTTTGGAGGAAGAACAGATCCTATATTCCTGGAAATAAATGTCTAGGAGTTGACCTAAATAGGAACTGGGATGTAGCCTTCTCAA TGGGCAGTCACCATCCCTGTTCTCTATTATACCATGGGCCCAGTCCTCATTCAGAAGTAGAAGTGAAATCCGTGGCAAATTTCATCAGAAACCATGGGAATTTCAAAAGCTTCATTGATTTCCACAGCTTCTCACAGATCCTGATGTATCCTTACGGTTACATAAGCAGCAAGTGCCCTGACTTTGATGAACTG GACAAGCTTGGAAGAGATGCAGCAGAAGCCCTACACTCCTTGTTTGGCACCGAGTATCGAGTGGGATCTATCTATGAAAGTCTAT acTTTATCAGTGGCAGCAGCATGGACTGGGCttataaaaatggaattaaatatgCATTCACCTTTGAGATGCGAGACACCGGCAAATATGGCTTCCTTCTGCCAGCTGAGCAGATCCTGCCCACTGCCCAGGAGACCTGGCTGGCCCTAGAAGTGATCATGGAGCACGTTAAGGACCACCTCCACTTGAACACCACCTCTGATGCTGAAGGACAGAAGGACACTCTGAGGAAACTGCTGCTTGTGCTCCTGGTCTCGTTGTCTGTCACCCATTCAGCCATGAGTTCTATCAGATGA
- the LOC141543077 gene encoding carboxypeptidase A4-like isoform X6, whose translation MRWILLFGALIGSIYGKKTFNGHQVFQINIRDRNHIDKLKGLSNMQNSTLTFWNLPTTPGHPVNVVVTPASLELVKSFLESHGFEYSVSIKDLQAVIDKENEEMKFNTRKEQHDGNFNYGAYHSLDELYLEMANITSEYPNLVSLLKIANSFENRPLYVLKFSTGKEDRPAIWLNLGLHSREWITQATGIWIARKDRLWRKNRSYIPGNKCLGVDLNRNWDVAFSMGSHHPCSLLYHGPSPHSEVEVKSVANFIRNHGNFKSFIDFHSFSQILMYPYGYISSKCPDFDELDKLGRDAAEALHSLFGTEYRVGSIYESLYFISGSSMDWAYKNGIKYAFTFEMRDTGKYGFLLPAEQILPTAQETWLALEVIMEHVKDHLHLNTTSDAEGQKDTLRKLLLVLLVSLSVTHSAMSSIR comes from the exons ATGAGGTGGATACTGCTCTTCGGGGCCCTTATAGGGTCTATCTATGGCAAGAAAACTTTTAATGG gcaCCAGGTTTTTCAAATTAACATCCGGGATAGAAATCACATTGACAAATTGAAAGGGCTGAGCAACATGCAGAACTCTACG cTCACCTTTTGGAACCTGCCAACCACCCCTGGGCATCCTGTAAATGTTGTAGTTACACCAGCCAGTCTGGAACTTGTCAAATCCTTTCTGGAGTCCCATGGCTTCGAGTACTCAGTCTCCATTAAAGACCTGCAG GCTGTCattgataaggaaaatgaagaaatgaaattcaatacAAGAAAAGAACAGCATGATGGTAACTTCAACTATGGGGCTTATCACAGCTTGGACGAG CTTTATCTTGAGATGGCCAACATTACTTCTGAATACCCCAATTTAGTGAGCCTGCTGAAGATAgctaattcttttgaaaatcgACCATTGTATGTACTAAAG TTTAGCACTGGGAAAGAAGACAGACCTGCCATTTGGCTGAATCTTGGATTACACTCCCGGGAATGGATCACACAAGCTACAGGAATATGGATAGCCAGAAAG GATCGCCTTTGGAGGAAGAACAGATCCTATATTCCTGGAAATAAATGTCTAGGAGTTGACCTAAATAGGAACTGGGATGTAGCCTTCTCAA TGGGCAGTCACCATCCCTGTTCTCTATTATACCATGGGCCCAGTCCTCATTCAGAAGTAGAAGTGAAATCCGTGGCAAATTTCATCAGAAACCATGGGAATTTCAAAAGCTTCATTGATTTCCACAGCTTCTCACAGATCCTGATGTATCCTTACGGTTACATAAGCAGCAAGTGCCCTGACTTTGATGAACTG GACAAGCTTGGAAGAGATGCAGCAGAAGCCCTACACTCCTTGTTTGGCACCGAGTATCGAGTGGGATCTATCTATGAAAGTCTAT acTTTATCAGTGGCAGCAGCATGGACTGGGCttataaaaatggaattaaatatgCATTCACCTTTGAGATGCGAGACACCGGCAAATATGGCTTCCTTCTGCCAGCTGAGCAGATCCTGCCCACTGCCCAGGAGACCTGGCTGGCCCTAGAAGTGATCATGGAGCACGTTAAGGACCACCTCCACTTGAACACCACCTCTGATGCTGAAGGACAGAAGGACACTCTGAGGAAACTGCTGCTTGTGCTCCTGGTCTCGTTGTCTGTCACCCATTCAGCCATGAGTTCTATCAGATGA
- the LOC141543077 gene encoding carboxypeptidase A4-like isoform X4, giving the protein MRVPFSEFQRHLLYRHEPSVAQEQSRQFKLHLQGRRSQQELGFWLWRHQVFQINIRDRNHIDKLKGLSNMQNSTLTFWNLPTTPGHPVNVVVTPASLELVKSFLESHGFEYSVSIKDLQAVIDKENEEMKFNTRKEQHDGNFNYGAYHSLDELYLEMANITSEYPNLVSLLKIANSFENRPLYVLKFSTGKEDRPAIWLNLGLHSREWITQATGIWIARKIASDFSGNNTNMTSILDKMDIFLMPVANPDGYVYSQTKDRLWRKNRSYIPGNKCLGVDLNRNWDVAFSMGSHHPCSLLYHGPSPHSEVEVKSVANFIRNHGNFKSFIDFHSFSQILMYPYGYISSKCPDFDELDKLGRDAAEALHSLFGTEYRVGSIYESLYFISGSSMDWAYKNGIKYAFTFEMRDTGKYGFLLPAEQILPTAQETWLALEVIMEHVKDHLHLNTTSDAEGQKDTLRKLLLVLLVSLSVTHSAMSSIR; this is encoded by the exons ATGAGAGTTCCTTTCTCTGAATTCCAGAGGCATCTCCTATACCGTCATG AACCGTCTGTGGCGCAAGAACAGAGCCGTCAATTCAAACTCCACTTGCAAGGGCGTCGATCCCAACAGGAACTGGGGTTCTGGCTTTGGAG gcaCCAGGTTTTTCAAATTAACATCCGGGATAGAAATCACATTGACAAATTGAAAGGGCTGAGCAACATGCAGAACTCTACG cTCACCTTTTGGAACCTGCCAACCACCCCTGGGCATCCTGTAAATGTTGTAGTTACACCAGCCAGTCTGGAACTTGTCAAATCCTTTCTGGAGTCCCATGGCTTCGAGTACTCAGTCTCCATTAAAGACCTGCAG GCTGTCattgataaggaaaatgaagaaatgaaattcaatacAAGAAAAGAACAGCATGATGGTAACTTCAACTATGGGGCTTATCACAGCTTGGACGAG CTTTATCTTGAGATGGCCAACATTACTTCTGAATACCCCAATTTAGTGAGCCTGCTGAAGATAgctaattcttttgaaaatcgACCATTGTATGTACTAAAG TTTAGCACTGGGAAAGAAGACAGACCTGCCATTTGGCTGAATCTTGGATTACACTCCCGGGAATGGATCACACAAGCTACAGGAATATGGATAGCCAGAAAG ATTGCCTCTGACTTTTCTGGGAATAATACAAACATGACTTCCATCTTGGATAAAATGGATATCTTCTTAATGCCAGTGGCTAATCCTGATGGATATGTTTATTCTCAAACTAAA GATCGCCTTTGGAGGAAGAACAGATCCTATATTCCTGGAAATAAATGTCTAGGAGTTGACCTAAATAGGAACTGGGATGTAGCCTTCTCAA TGGGCAGTCACCATCCCTGTTCTCTATTATACCATGGGCCCAGTCCTCATTCAGAAGTAGAAGTGAAATCCGTGGCAAATTTCATCAGAAACCATGGGAATTTCAAAAGCTTCATTGATTTCCACAGCTTCTCACAGATCCTGATGTATCCTTACGGTTACATAAGCAGCAAGTGCCCTGACTTTGATGAACTG GACAAGCTTGGAAGAGATGCAGCAGAAGCCCTACACTCCTTGTTTGGCACCGAGTATCGAGTGGGATCTATCTATGAAAGTCTAT acTTTATCAGTGGCAGCAGCATGGACTGGGCttataaaaatggaattaaatatgCATTCACCTTTGAGATGCGAGACACCGGCAAATATGGCTTCCTTCTGCCAGCTGAGCAGATCCTGCCCACTGCCCAGGAGACCTGGCTGGCCCTAGAAGTGATCATGGAGCACGTTAAGGACCACCTCCACTTGAACACCACCTCTGATGCTGAAGGACAGAAGGACACTCTGAGGAAACTGCTGCTTGTGCTCCTGGTCTCGTTGTCTGTCACCCATTCAGCCATGAGTTCTATCAGATGA
- the LOC141543077 gene encoding carboxypeptidase A4-like isoform X5: MRWILLFGALIGSIYGKKTFNGHQVFQINIRDRNHIDKLKGLSNMQNSTLTFWNLPTTPGHPVNVVVTPASLELVKSFLESHGFEYSVSIKDLQAVIDKENEEMKFNTRKEQHDGNFNYGAYHSLDELYLEMANITSEYPNLVSLLKIANSFENRPLYVLKFSTGKEDRPAIWLNLGLHSREWITQATGIWIARKIASDFSGNNTNMTSILDKMDIFLMPVANPDGYVYSQTKDRLWRKNRSYIPGNKCLGVDLNRNWDVAFSMGSHHPCSLLYHGPSPHSEVEVKSVANFIRNHGNFKSFIDFHSFSQILMYPYGYISSKCPDFDELDKLGRDAAEALHSLFGTEYRVGSIYESLYFISGSSMDWAYKNGIKYAFTFEMRDTGKYGFLLPAEQILPTAQETWLALEVIMEHVKDHLHLNTTSDAEGQKDTLRKLLLVLLVSLSVTHSAMSSIR; this comes from the exons ATGAGGTGGATACTGCTCTTCGGGGCCCTTATAGGGTCTATCTATGGCAAGAAAACTTTTAATGG gcaCCAGGTTTTTCAAATTAACATCCGGGATAGAAATCACATTGACAAATTGAAAGGGCTGAGCAACATGCAGAACTCTACG cTCACCTTTTGGAACCTGCCAACCACCCCTGGGCATCCTGTAAATGTTGTAGTTACACCAGCCAGTCTGGAACTTGTCAAATCCTTTCTGGAGTCCCATGGCTTCGAGTACTCAGTCTCCATTAAAGACCTGCAG GCTGTCattgataaggaaaatgaagaaatgaaattcaatacAAGAAAAGAACAGCATGATGGTAACTTCAACTATGGGGCTTATCACAGCTTGGACGAG CTTTATCTTGAGATGGCCAACATTACTTCTGAATACCCCAATTTAGTGAGCCTGCTGAAGATAgctaattcttttgaaaatcgACCATTGTATGTACTAAAG TTTAGCACTGGGAAAGAAGACAGACCTGCCATTTGGCTGAATCTTGGATTACACTCCCGGGAATGGATCACACAAGCTACAGGAATATGGATAGCCAGAAAG ATTGCCTCTGACTTTTCTGGGAATAATACAAACATGACTTCCATCTTGGATAAAATGGATATCTTCTTAATGCCAGTGGCTAATCCTGATGGATATGTTTATTCTCAAACTAAA GATCGCCTTTGGAGGAAGAACAGATCCTATATTCCTGGAAATAAATGTCTAGGAGTTGACCTAAATAGGAACTGGGATGTAGCCTTCTCAA TGGGCAGTCACCATCCCTGTTCTCTATTATACCATGGGCCCAGTCCTCATTCAGAAGTAGAAGTGAAATCCGTGGCAAATTTCATCAGAAACCATGGGAATTTCAAAAGCTTCATTGATTTCCACAGCTTCTCACAGATCCTGATGTATCCTTACGGTTACATAAGCAGCAAGTGCCCTGACTTTGATGAACTG GACAAGCTTGGAAGAGATGCAGCAGAAGCCCTACACTCCTTGTTTGGCACCGAGTATCGAGTGGGATCTATCTATGAAAGTCTAT acTTTATCAGTGGCAGCAGCATGGACTGGGCttataaaaatggaattaaatatgCATTCACCTTTGAGATGCGAGACACCGGCAAATATGGCTTCCTTCTGCCAGCTGAGCAGATCCTGCCCACTGCCCAGGAGACCTGGCTGGCCCTAGAAGTGATCATGGAGCACGTTAAGGACCACCTCCACTTGAACACCACCTCTGATGCTGAAGGACAGAAGGACACTCTGAGGAAACTGCTGCTTGTGCTCCTGGTCTCGTTGTCTGTCACCCATTCAGCCATGAGTTCTATCAGATGA
- the LOC141543077 gene encoding carboxypeptidase A4-like isoform X2, with the protein MAAGSPALLWLIMKHLPVLSFLLAVVSSQKMFSGDQVLRVRAKDEKQLQLLRNLEDSEDLKVDFWHGPARPSLPVDMRVPFSEFQRHLLYRHEPSVAQEQSRQFKLHLQGRRSQQELGFWLWRHQVFQINIRDRNHIDKLKGLSNMQNSTLTFWNLPTTPGHPVNVVVTPASLELVKSFLESHGFEYSVSIKDLQAVIDKENEEMKFNTRKEQHDGNFNYGAYHSLDELYLEMANITSEYPNLVSLLKIANSFENRPLYVLKFSTGKEDRPAIWLNLGLHSREWITQATGIWIARKIASDFSGNNTNMTSILDKMDIFLMPVANPDGYVYSQTKDRLWRKNRSYIPGNKCLGVDLNRNWDVAFSMGSHHPCSLLYHGPSPHSEVEVKSVANFIRNHGNFKSFIDFHSFSQILMYPYGYISSKCPDFDELDKLGRDAAEALHSLFGTEYRVGSIYESLYFISGSSMDWAYKNGIKYAFTFEMRDTGKYGFLLPAEQILPTAQETWLALEVIMEHVKDHLHLNTTSDAEGQKDTLRKLLLVLLVSLSVTHSAMSSIR; encoded by the exons ATGGCAGCCGGGAGTCCTGCTCTGCTCTGGCTCATCATGAAGCATCTCCCCGTCTTGAGCTTCCTCCTGGCAGTAGTCTCCAGCCAGAAGATGTTCAGTGG AGACCAGGTTCTCCGTGTCAGGGCCAAGGACGAGAAGCAGCTCCAACTACTCCGGAATCTAGAGGACTCCGAAGACTTGAAG GTTGATTTCTGGCATGGTCCAGCCAGGCCCAGCCTCCCTGTGGATATGAGAGTTCCTTTCTCTGAATTCCAGAGGCATCTCCTATACCGTCATG AACCGTCTGTGGCGCAAGAACAGAGCCGTCAATTCAAACTCCACTTGCAAGGGCGTCGATCCCAACAGGAACTGGGGTTCTGGCTTTGGAG gcaCCAGGTTTTTCAAATTAACATCCGGGATAGAAATCACATTGACAAATTGAAAGGGCTGAGCAACATGCAGAACTCTACG cTCACCTTTTGGAACCTGCCAACCACCCCTGGGCATCCTGTAAATGTTGTAGTTACACCAGCCAGTCTGGAACTTGTCAAATCCTTTCTGGAGTCCCATGGCTTCGAGTACTCAGTCTCCATTAAAGACCTGCAG GCTGTCattgataaggaaaatgaagaaatgaaattcaatacAAGAAAAGAACAGCATGATGGTAACTTCAACTATGGGGCTTATCACAGCTTGGACGAG CTTTATCTTGAGATGGCCAACATTACTTCTGAATACCCCAATTTAGTGAGCCTGCTGAAGATAgctaattcttttgaaaatcgACCATTGTATGTACTAAAG TTTAGCACTGGGAAAGAAGACAGACCTGCCATTTGGCTGAATCTTGGATTACACTCCCGGGAATGGATCACACAAGCTACAGGAATATGGATAGCCAGAAAG ATTGCCTCTGACTTTTCTGGGAATAATACAAACATGACTTCCATCTTGGATAAAATGGATATCTTCTTAATGCCAGTGGCTAATCCTGATGGATATGTTTATTCTCAAACTAAA GATCGCCTTTGGAGGAAGAACAGATCCTATATTCCTGGAAATAAATGTCTAGGAGTTGACCTAAATAGGAACTGGGATGTAGCCTTCTCAA TGGGCAGTCACCATCCCTGTTCTCTATTATACCATGGGCCCAGTCCTCATTCAGAAGTAGAAGTGAAATCCGTGGCAAATTTCATCAGAAACCATGGGAATTTCAAAAGCTTCATTGATTTCCACAGCTTCTCACAGATCCTGATGTATCCTTACGGTTACATAAGCAGCAAGTGCCCTGACTTTGATGAACTG GACAAGCTTGGAAGAGATGCAGCAGAAGCCCTACACTCCTTGTTTGGCACCGAGTATCGAGTGGGATCTATCTATGAAAGTCTAT acTTTATCAGTGGCAGCAGCATGGACTGGGCttataaaaatggaattaaatatgCATTCACCTTTGAGATGCGAGACACCGGCAAATATGGCTTCCTTCTGCCAGCTGAGCAGATCCTGCCCACTGCCCAGGAGACCTGGCTGGCCCTAGAAGTGATCATGGAGCACGTTAAGGACCACCTCCACTTGAACACCACCTCTGATGCTGAAGGACAGAAGGACACTCTGAGGAAACTGCTGCTTGTGCTCCTGGTCTCGTTGTCTGTCACCCATTCAGCCATGAGTTCTATCAGATGA
- the LOC141543077 gene encoding carboxypeptidase A4-like isoform X7, producing MQNSTLTFWNLPTTPGHPVNVVVTPASLELVKSFLESHGFEYSVSIKDLQAVIDKENEEMKFNTRKEQHDGNFNYGAYHSLDELYLEMANITSEYPNLVSLLKIANSFENRPLYVLKFSTGKEDRPAIWLNLGLHSREWITQATGIWIARKIASDFSGNNTNMTSILDKMDIFLMPVANPDGYVYSQTKDRLWRKNRSYIPGNKCLGVDLNRNWDVAFSMGSHHPCSLLYHGPSPHSEVEVKSVANFIRNHGNFKSFIDFHSFSQILMYPYGYISSKCPDFDELDKLGRDAAEALHSLFGTEYRVGSIYESLYFISGSSMDWAYKNGIKYAFTFEMRDTGKYGFLLPAEQILPTAQETWLALEVIMEHVKDHLHLNTTSDAEGQKDTLRKLLLVLLVSLSVTHSAMSSIR from the exons ATGCAGAACTCTACG cTCACCTTTTGGAACCTGCCAACCACCCCTGGGCATCCTGTAAATGTTGTAGTTACACCAGCCAGTCTGGAACTTGTCAAATCCTTTCTGGAGTCCCATGGCTTCGAGTACTCAGTCTCCATTAAAGACCTGCAG GCTGTCattgataaggaaaatgaagaaatgaaattcaatacAAGAAAAGAACAGCATGATGGTAACTTCAACTATGGGGCTTATCACAGCTTGGACGAG CTTTATCTTGAGATGGCCAACATTACTTCTGAATACCCCAATTTAGTGAGCCTGCTGAAGATAgctaattcttttgaaaatcgACCATTGTATGTACTAAAG TTTAGCACTGGGAAAGAAGACAGACCTGCCATTTGGCTGAATCTTGGATTACACTCCCGGGAATGGATCACACAAGCTACAGGAATATGGATAGCCAGAAAG ATTGCCTCTGACTTTTCTGGGAATAATACAAACATGACTTCCATCTTGGATAAAATGGATATCTTCTTAATGCCAGTGGCTAATCCTGATGGATATGTTTATTCTCAAACTAAA GATCGCCTTTGGAGGAAGAACAGATCCTATATTCCTGGAAATAAATGTCTAGGAGTTGACCTAAATAGGAACTGGGATGTAGCCTTCTCAA TGGGCAGTCACCATCCCTGTTCTCTATTATACCATGGGCCCAGTCCTCATTCAGAAGTAGAAGTGAAATCCGTGGCAAATTTCATCAGAAACCATGGGAATTTCAAAAGCTTCATTGATTTCCACAGCTTCTCACAGATCCTGATGTATCCTTACGGTTACATAAGCAGCAAGTGCCCTGACTTTGATGAACTG GACAAGCTTGGAAGAGATGCAGCAGAAGCCCTACACTCCTTGTTTGGCACCGAGTATCGAGTGGGATCTATCTATGAAAGTCTAT acTTTATCAGTGGCAGCAGCATGGACTGGGCttataaaaatggaattaaatatgCATTCACCTTTGAGATGCGAGACACCGGCAAATATGGCTTCCTTCTGCCAGCTGAGCAGATCCTGCCCACTGCCCAGGAGACCTGGCTGGCCCTAGAAGTGATCATGGAGCACGTTAAGGACCACCTCCACTTGAACACCACCTCTGATGCTGAAGGACAGAAGGACACTCTGAGGAAACTGCTGCTTGTGCTCCTGGTCTCGTTGTCTGTCACCCATTCAGCCATGAGTTCTATCAGATGA